GCCAGGCTCCCAGAAGAACTTGGTGGGCTTCCCCAAAGGAGGTGGGCGCCTGCCTGCAGTATGCTCAGTCCTAGCACTAGGGGTGGGCCATCCACTGCAGCATGGACATTCGTTACCCCCCAGCTGTGCAACCACTCCTGGGAAACCGACTCTTTGCAAATGCCAGACCTGCAAAATATTCTGCAACTCCTCGCCGACACTGGAGATTGGACAGTTGCGTACAAAGGCCTGCAGCATGATTTCCATGGCGTTCATGGTCTGCAAGGAGGACAGAGGATCAGAGAAGCATTTCTGAGCTCCTTCTCACCCCCAGGAGCTGACTGAACCTCCAGCAGCAAGGGAGGACACATGCACCGCCTCACAGAGCCCGGGGTGACTTTGGGGCTAAACAACTTCTGTGTGGAGACCTCCTGAGAGCACTGGATCAGgccagagaaggggaaggggaagaagagatTAGGCGGGAAAGCAAATCTGGGCCCCGGCCCTGCATTGGTTGTCCGGTTGTCTCAGCATGTGGGAGCATGGCAGCAGCCCAGCGGGACTGGGGGTGTCGCTACCTCACCCAGCACATACCTTGGTGTAGAGATCTTTTCTGCCGCTGACATGTCCAAATagggaggcagaaagaagaCGCTCTTGAAGCAGGCATGCAGGAGACTCTCCTTTTTGCCATCCAGTGCTGACTCCACTGTGGCGCTAAGAAGGGGAGATAGGAGCTTGTTGGATGCTGGTGCTGGAGTGGTGCCTCAAGGCTTAGGGAAGGAGGACAGGCATCCATGGGAGGACAGGCATGGCCCTGGGAGGACATGTCTTGCCATGGACAGGCATCCCTGGGAGGGATGGGAAACCTTCCCGCCAGCTTCAGGGCCACCAGGACATTGCCCAGGGATGCGCTGGCCAAAGTAGGGCTTAGCAGGTACCTGAGCGTGGCAATAGTTAGCATGGCTTTCATTCGAAACGCTGTGTGCAAACTGTCTGTGGGCTCCTCTTCCAGCAAAACCTGCAAAACACAACCAGGATGGGACGTGGCAGACTCTCGCCCCTAGTGCCTGCTGCTGAAGGCCCAGCAGCACACCCAGTCCTGCCTTGGGCAGCTTGGTTTGTCTCCACCTGTGCATGGTTTGTCtccaccccccctgccccagcctcacAGGGGGCTGGCGCTCGAGGGGCCTTGCCCCTTCCCCAACCCGCCACGCGTCCCCTCACCTTGATGTTCTCTGCCAGCTCCATTTCGCGGCAGAAGGCGTCCATGTCCTCCAACAAGGAACAGTCTCTGCACATGGTGCAGATGCTCTCCAggaacttcattttcttttcctcatcctGGCAGCCACAGAGAGAAGCACGGGGAGCGTGAGGGGGGAGAACCAGAGCCCACAGCACTGGAGTGCTGCGACGTGCGGTGCTGTCTGAGACACAcagagggcagcagctctgcccagccagcagcgctcctgctgcctggcagcagggccagggcccCGTCAGGACACACCAGCACAGCCACGACAGAAGTGGCTGCCCTTACCTTCTCTGTGCTGACAAAAATCTGGATGAAGTTCTTGGCTTCCTCTTTGCCAAAATCCCATAACCAGGCATCTAGCAATGGAGAAGAGCgagcagtgctgcagtgagGGGCTGAAGGCAGGAGCGAGGAGAGGAAGGGCCCCCAGCACGAGAGACACacggccctgctggagcaggtccagaggaggcccTGATGCAGATCAgaggcctggagcacctcccctaggacaggctgagagagctgggcttcttcagcctggagaagaggaggctccaggGGGCCCTTAGAGCGGCCTTCCTGTACCTAGAGGTGGGCCTGGCCGACAGGatagctggggagggactctttctCAGGAGTGCTGTGACAGGACAAGGCCTAACAGGTTTAAGCTAACGGAGGGTAGATTTCAATTAGGTATTCAATTAGCAACAAATTCTATactctgagggtgctgaggcagcaGGATCTGGGCCCCCTCTAAGCTCCCTCCCAAGCCGGGGCGAGGCCATGCTGGGTTGggctcccagcacccccagcatcCAGGTGCCCTTcttctccacgggctgcagcaccagcccagggcctgctccaccgggggctcctccacgggctgcagcgtggagatctgctccatgtgggacccatgggtgcaggggaacagcctgctccaccaagggcctctccacaggccacaggggatCTTCTGCTGAAGAGAGATCCACAGGGGATCTCCCTGCGGCCTTCCAGTACGTAAAGGGGGCtcataaaaaagatggagagcaacccTTTGCTTGGGCAGGCAGCGATGGGGCGAGAGGGAATGGGTTTAAACTGCAGGAGGGGAGAGTTAGGTTAGACACGAGGACGTAATTCTTCACTGCCAGGGTGGGGAGGTTGTCCAGAGCCGTGGATGCTCCGTCCCTGGAGCTCTGGAGGTGGTCGTGCCAGCACCATCCAGTAGGTACTTGGTGGGCCAATACCCCCCAGTACTGCCCAGTACTCCCCAGAGTTCACAGTACCCTCCCAGTGCCTGCCAGTACTGCCTGGAAGCCCCCCCAGTATCCTCCCAGTGCACCCCAGTAGCACCCAGAACCCCTCAGAACTCCACCATTGACTGCAGTACTGCCCACAGTCCCCCAGTGTGCTCATAGTATCCCCCCAACACTGCCTAGAACACCACCAGCATTGCCTAGAGCTCCCCCACCATGCTCCCACTGCCCCCCAGTACCCTCCCAGTGCTGCCAAACTCAGCCCCCAagctccccaccaccccctggAGCTGCCCATTCGCGTCCAAGCCCCCCAAAACCGCCCCATTCCCCCGCCCTGCACCGAAGCTGTGTGCCCACAGAAACACTCCCAAACCCACCCAGAACgcagagcagagccccccccccaacaccccgTGGCGGGGTGTCCCCATTGCCTGGATCCTCATTAAGGCCCCTCATTACAGCACCTCGTTAAGGCTGTGAGTACTGCAAAACCAGTGCTTTATTTCACAGCTTTGGCCGCCCACGACAGCGCCCAAATAGGGGGATGGGTGTTAGGGTCCtccaaatccccccaaaatacCCCAAAACTACGGCCTGGTCCCAGTCCCCCACGCCCAGGGATCCCCAGGCCTCCTGAGACCCCCAGATCACCCtgaaatgtccccaaatgttCTCCTGGGACAATAAAGGGTCCTGCCGTGTTTTGGGAGGGGGACCCTGGATCTGCCCCGGACCTCTCAAACCCTCCATAGGGACATGGGAGGcaccccgccccccccccccccgggttcCTCCCAAGCCCCCCGTGGGGAAACGCGGTCCCCCCACATCCCCTTCCAAAGCCCCTATGGAGGATAGAGGGTCCCTCTGTCCTGTTGGGGTTCCCCCCCTCCCTATAAAGCCCCTGTGGGTGCCCCCAAACGGTGGGGACAGGCATTGGCAGCAAGGGGGCCCTGGTGGCCTCGTGCCCCCCCCTCTCACTTGGCCGTCATCATCTGCACGAACTCTGCCGGGAGAGAAGGGGATGCTCAGAGGGGATAGGGACGCAGCGGGGACACAGCAGGGGTTGGGGACATGGCGGGGGGACAGGAACACAGCAAAGACTGAGGGAATGGGAACGGGAATGGGAAAACGTGGAGTCTATAGGGACGGGGACAGAGCAGGCATGGGGGTGCCCCATGGGGACAACGGGAGGACACGGGGGGGGCCGATCCCTTGGTGACAAGGGACACGTGGTGgtctgtgccagcagcaccaggacaaAGGGTTCTGCGAGGGGTGACAGGGGACACAAGACCCTATCCTGCTGGGACAGGGGACACGGAGCTGGGGGATGTAGCAGTGTCCTGGCCTGAGGGGCCCGCGGGTGACAGCGAGTGCCCCGTGGGGTGACAGCAACGCCCCGTGATGTGACACCAGTGGCACGGGTACCCCGCGGGCAGCGCCAGCGCTCACCCTCATAGTTGACCCGCCCGTCCCCGTCCATGTCGGCCTCGCGGATCATCTCGTCCGCCTCGTCGTGCGTCAGCTTCTCCCCCAGGTTGGTCATCACCTGCTGCAGTTCTGCCACGCTGATGTACCCGTCCCCGTCCTGGGGCCGGTGGGGACACGGCCGTGAGGCCACCGTGGCCACGGCCACCCGGTCCTGAGCCCTCATGTCCTGCAGCTCGGCCTCGGTGGGGTTCCGGCCCAGGGAGCGCATGACGGTGCCCAGCTCCTCGGCGGTGATGGTGCCGTCGCCATCCTTGTCGAAGAGCGAGAACGGCTCCCTGAACTCTGGGGACCGGCACTGCGGGGCCGAGGTCACacggctgcccccagccccccccccaaaaagggGGTCCTCCGGGGGGGTGGCGCAGGGGGGCTCACCGTCGGTGTCCACCTCCTTGATCATGTCCTGCAGCTCGGCCTCGGTGGGGTTCCAGTCCAGGCTGTGCCCCCTCCTGCACCCTGGAGCAAGGGCCCAGtcggggggctctgggggcaaCAGGGCTGTGCCTCACTGCCAGGgcagtgcctggggctgccAAAGGCTGCCCCAAGAGGGACCCAGGGGCTGGGCTCACCAATGAATCTGACGGCCTCAAGTCGCAAAAGGGTCTGCGTGTCCTGCAGGtagggctggctctgctgcaggtattCTTCTACTctgcctctgtcctgctgcagctggagagagagagaacgcAAGGTCACGGGGCTTGCACAGCCTCTCCAGGGTCTCCTCCAGCAtcctgggggcagggagggcagaggggccTGCAGAAGAGCCCCCTggggctctgtgctggaagGAAGGGAGCGAGGATgcggctgcaggcagcgggCTCTGGCCGGGCACGTTTGCCCAGCTGGGGCAAACCAAGTTGGGTTCTTACCAAGCACTCCCCGATCCTCCACGTCTGTTCTGTCTGGGCCACGCGCTTGAGCTCTTTGCGTTGCAGAAACTCTGCAGCCGTGGCGAGAGCTTCCCCAGAGGCCTGCGGAGCAGCAGAGGTTGGGAGGTAGCACCACAGCCTTGGGGGACCCTCTGTCCCCTCCTCTTGGCAGAGCTGCGAGCCTTTCCCAGCGCATTATGGGAGGCTGTGGTGGGGGACAGCGTGCACTGGGTTCAGTGGCCAAGGCAAGGCCACGGGACGGCCACCATTGGAGGCAGCTCACGCTGCCGGCCAGAGATCCCCCAGAGCAACCCTGTGGTGTCCACACAGCCTTGCCCACGTAACTGCTCAGCTCTGAGATCTGTACCTTTGCTACGCTCTCACTCTGGTCTCTCATGCGAAAGTAGAGTGGGAGAAGGCTGCTGTGCACCGTCTTCTTCATGACCGGCACCGCGGGGCCGGGGTCACacggctgcccccagcacccccccaaAAAGGGGGTCCtccggggggggggtgcaggggggctcACCGTCGGTGTCTACCTCCTTGATCATGTCCTGCAGCTCGGCCTCGGTGGGGTTCCGGCCCAGGGAGCGCATGACGGTGCCCAGCTCCTCGGCGGTGATGGTGCCGTCGCCGTCCTTGTCGAAGAGCGAGAACGCCTCCCTGAACTCTGGGGACCGGCACCGCGGGGCCGGGGTCACACGGctacccccagcccccccccccaaaaagggggtcctccggggggggggggaggggaggcccTCAGCCCCACTACCCGGGTCCCCCTGACACCACTTGGCCTCTGCTGAGTGCTCTGGTGACACCCCCAGGCACTCCCAGTTCCCCCTCTGGGTGTCCCAGTTTCCCCCCCCATCGCGtgaccccctcccccccaccccaaacgTCCCGCTCGCCATCCCACCTGCGATCTGCTATGGCCACGTGGGCAGCTGCGgtcgtgggggggggggctgtggaTGCTGGGGGTGGTTTGGGGGCGCCTCGGGGTGGGGGCACCCcacggggtggggggcagcggggggtgGCGGGTGGGTCCCTGTGCTGACTGTGTAGAGCGTGTGGGTGACCAGCTCATAAACAGACCATGTGCACAGAACAAGCCTCTGGACAGATGGCCTGATCACAAATACTTCCAGTATCGGCGAGAATATCTACTCAAGCTCTCTGGGACTGGGTTTAGTTATCCAGTGCTCTGCTAGGAGTAGGACATCCTGACAACTTCTCAAAGGTTgtcatagaatcgtagaatcatagaaacataggGTTGGAAAGGACAACCTTTCAAGATCAAGatcaagatcacctagtccaactgtcttcctatcaccaatactacccactaAGCTACTAAATCATATCTCGTAAGACCAGCTCCATTCCGGCGAGTGGTCCTTGGAAGGTGCATTCATCACTACGCCACCTTTACTGTAGACTTCATGGACAAATGACAGCATTGCTCTGTGAACCCCCCCACTGCCCAAAcctgcaggacagagctgaGAGGGAGCTGTaggagctgggctgagctccAGTCCTTCCCCTGGAACCACAAGAAATGGATTCCCCAAAGAAGGGACAGCAGCGTAGAACAAGATCTGGGCCACTGCTCATGGACAGTCCCTCTACAAATATCTTCCTCTGTCAAAAATATATAATGGGAACAAGCATGCCGAATGCACATGTGGGGTGCCAGTCTTTTTTAGGGGTGATACAAAGAGCTGGGGAAATATTTATCATCACAGCATGCAGGGAGCAAGTGGTTCTTCCTGAGCAGCCTCCGGCTGGGTCAGCAAGAGCAACACTGGACTGTGACGCTGTTGGTTAGCCCCagtaggcagctaagcaccacacaacCACATCCCGTGGCactgaggagagaaggaaagcaacAAAAGTTGTGCGTTGAGATAAAAATTATTAAGCAAAGGAAAAGTGGAAGAAGAAGGACACACAGCACCATAGAAGCTGCTGTGAAGACAAAGAAGTCCTTCCCAGACAGACTCAGTACAGAAGTGTTGCAAGATTTTGTCACATTTACAAATGGGTAACACTTCAATCTTGATTCTGGAATGATTTGCTctagaaaagattttatttattcatttatttgcttaGAACTGTTTGCTTATTCCCCCGGTAAGAAGTTAGTCTGGTAGatggcactggaacaggttgccagagaagctgtggatgccccatccctggaggtgttcaaggccaggctggatgggactttggcCAGCCTGATCTAATGGGAGATGTCCCTgtctgtggcaggggggttggagttaaaTTATCTTtagggtcctttccaactcaagacattctatgattctacaattctatggATGAAATGGCATTAAATACCTTGTTGAGAAGCAGCATCCAACAGCTGAGTCTCTGGACCAGAGAACTGACATTCCCATTAGCTGTCTGCAGCTGGGGGTGTCTGCCTCTAACCTTACTTTAGGGTTAGAAACCACGTGCCCCTGCATTTGGAGTCAAAACTTTGTCCCCCATAGACCACTGCCTTTCATacttggtgtttgttttctatcagtttcagtgacagaaggaaatTACAATTAGAAATCCTACAGCCCATGGAACCACCAGGGATAAAAGTTGGCTCCAAACCAGTGGGATTCTCTGGGTCAGGGCTTTGTTTTGTCCTCTGCTGCTCAGTGGAGGGAAGGATCATGACAGCTTACGGGATCCCCCATGTCCTCAGGGCTGCCTATGGCTGCAAATGGGACCCCAGAAGGGACCATCAAAGGCAGCACCTTCTTGACCACCTTCTTGGTGGTTGAGATGCCTCTGATGGCCTTCCTCAAGGCCCGTGGTGGAAGGTGCCATAATGCTGGTGCCAGCCAGGGACAGCAAGAAATCTCCTGTGTCGCTGCCAGCATGAAGCAAAGGCAGCTGCTCACGACGAGCGTGTAGCACGAGAAACAAGATGAGCTGACTGTCTCATGCACCATCCCACAGCCTCCTGTGATCTTTCCCACAAAGCAAGAATCAAATGGCCCTGTAGGACTGGGTCTGCCCTTGAAGCTGATGGAGCCCTGAGCAGGGCTCAGGCTCAGAAAAGCCTTTTCAGCCTCTTACCTTCTCCACAGGTGTGGTGCCCCTGATGGGACACAGAGTGTCCTAGCCCTCACTGCCAGCACcactgcctggcaggagctCAACCCATGTGCCAAGGACTAGGAGGGGTCCttgagcagcccctgcaggtgCAAGATTATCTGAGGAACCATTCTGCAACTGCATTATTGAAACCCTTAACTAGGACTCGATGTAGGAAGACATTAAACAAGGGAAGGACTTGGCTGGTTTGATTTTGATGAACAGAAAGGAgaagtttttccttctgcaagcTGTTAGGTTCTTGCTGTGTGGGTGAAATGTTGGTCCTTCACCACCTCTAGCTTGAATCATTTTTGCAGGTGTGTCTTCCTTATgcaatcctttctttttttttctgacctaaCATGGACTCAAGTTGCTGTTGCTGGTGCCTGATTTTCACAGTGCCATTTGTAAAGCACTCCACCAAAGGCCACCAGAAGTTCCCAGGTACCTCCCGGGCTTGTGGCACCCTGCCTGCCATTCTCCACTCCACCTCCTATTTGCTGCGTCTGGTCAGGGCAGTATTGCTGCAGCGTGTTCTGATTCTAGACCCACAAAAAAATTGAAGGTCTAAtggcttaaaagaaaaacactgaagcaaCAGGATTACATATAAGAATATCCTCTGTGTGGGGGGAATGCTGGCACAAAAAGGGATCTCTATGACaagcagctgcagttttgcCAGGTTAAATCCAGACAATGCAAGACTTCACAACctcactgggcaacctgttcccctgttccatcacccacacagtaCAGAAGGATTTTCTGACATTCAGGCAGAACCACTTGTATTTTAGTTTGTGCCACTGTCTCTTGTCCTATTACTGGACATCACTGAGAAGAGCATGGTTCCATTTTccttgcaccctcccttcaggtataTATGTTGATAAGATCCACCCCGGGCCTTCTTTCTTCTAAGCTAGGGTCCTATATCTCTTAGCATTTCATCACCTTCGGGGCCCCTTCATGAACTCTCTCCAGTAGTTCTGtgtctcttgtactggggagcccaggatATCATTGGCCTTCTTTGTGGCAAAAGCACACGCCTGGCTcttgttcagcttgctgtcctccaggacccccagatccctttctgtcaGTCAGGAAGACAGTGACAAAGGCCTTCCTGAAGTCCAGGTAGACAGCAGCCGCTGCTCTTCCCCTCGTCAATCAGGCTGGTCATTCAAAACCGAGATGCAGACAAGACTTCGAAGAGGGTGTTGAGTAACTAAAATGGGTAGGAAGGGAATATACAAAACCCTGGAACAGAGGAAACACCTCACACTGAAGCACCAAAACCTTCTGCTTAATGGCAAGAGCAGTGATGTTCACAGTGAAGACACAGGACTGGAAATCTGAGTATTTCCTTTGGGGGAAATGTTGACCCCAGAAAGGCTCTTTGCTCTGTGGAGACACAATTCTGTGAggttaaaacaagaaaagttgCAATGTGACATGCAAAGCTTTGGAGGAAGCATACCCGTTACATGGTGACAAACCCTAGAAATAAAAAGTCCTCAAGATCTCTGCTTGGGAGATCACTGGTAGCTCATGGCTGGGCTGGTGAGCTGCCCACAGCCATATGTTGGGAAGAGGGAGCTCAGCATGGTCCCGTGCTGAGGCACATCTTGGGCAATCTCATTGATGGAGAGAGGGAAACACTTGGCTGTACATGACAGCAACTACAGAAGATGGAGCATGGTTTTATAACACAGCCAT
The window above is part of the Aythya fuligula isolate bAytFul2 unplaced genomic scaffold, bAytFul2.pri scaffold_31_arrow_ctg1_5, whole genome shotgun sequence genome. Proteins encoded here:
- the LOC116501563 gene encoding calmodulin-like → MRSLGRNPTEAELQDMIKEVDTDGDGTITAEELGTVMRSLGRNPTEAELQDMRAQDRDGDGYISVAELQQVMTNLGEKLTHDEADEMIREADMDGDGRVNYEEFVQMMTAK